The nucleotide window GAGCCCTGGCACCTCTCCCTCACAGTCCGAGCGGCTGCCGAGTGACTCAGAGAGGAGGATTTACAGCAGGTCCTCAGATCGGAGTGGAAGCTGTAGCTCACTTTCCCCTCCAAGATATGAAAAACTGGACAAATCTCGTTTGGAACGctatacaaaaaatgaaaaggcagataAAGAAAGGACTTTTGATCCTGAgagagtagaaagagagagacgcttaataaggaaggagaaagtggaaaaggacaaaactgaaaagcagaaaCGAAAAGGAAAAGTTCATTCTCCTAGTTCTCAGTCTTCAGAGACAGACCAAGAAAATGAGAGGGAACAGAGCCCCGAAAAATCAAGGAGTTCTAACAAACTGAGCAGAGAAAAAGCTGACAAAGAAGGGATAGCAAAAAACCGCCTCGAGCTCATGCCCTGTGTAGTTTTGACCCgagtgaaagaaaaagaggggaaagttATTGACCATACTCCCTTGGAAAAGCTGAAAGCCAAGCTTGATAATGACACTGCCAAGTCTTCTGCCCTAGATCAGAAACTTCAGGTCTGTCAGACAGAGCCCGCAAAGTCTGACTTGTCTAAACTGGAACCGGTTCGAATGAAAGTGCCAAAGGAAAAGGGCCTGTCAAGCCACATAGAAGTGGTAGATAAGGAAGGCAGGCTTAAATCCAGGAAGCACCTAAAACCAGAGCAGACTGCTGATGGGGTCAGCGCTGCAGACTTGGAGAAGCTGGAAGCAAGGAAGCGGCGCTTTGCAGATTCCAATTTGAAAgtagaaaagcaaaaatcagaagTCAAGAAAAGTAGTCCAGAGATGGAGGAAGCTCGGgtacttttaaaaaagcagcCTGACCTATCCTCTAGAGACATCCTTCTGCTGAGGGAAGGAGAGTCAGAAAGAAAGCCTGCaaggaaagaaattcttaaacgagaatctaagaaaataaaactagacAGACTTAATGCTGCTCCCAGCCCCAAAGAGTGTCAGGAGCTTGCCAGCGTTTCTGTTGGGACTGGCTCAAGGCCCAACTCAGACCTACAAGCAAGGCTGGGAGAACCAGTATGTGACTCTGTGGAAAATCAAGAAATCCAGTCAAAAAAACCTATTCCCTCAAAACCACAACTCAAACAGCTGCAATTATTAGATGATCAGGGACCAGAGAGAGAAGATATTAGGAAAAACTATTGCAGTCTTCGTGATGAAACACTTGAATGTAAACCAAGCCAAGAGAAACCACATTCagtaaatactgaagaaaaaattGGCATTGATATTGATCACACGCAGAGTTACCGAAAACAAATGGAGCAGAGTCGGAGAAAACAGCAGATGGAGATGGAAATAGCCAAGTCTGAGAAGTTTGGCAGTCCTAAAAAAGATGTAGATGAATATGAAAGACGTAGTTTGGTTCACGAGGTAGGCAAACCCCCCCAAGATGTTACTGACGACTCTCCTCctagcaaaaagaaaaggatggaccacgtggattttgatgtctgcaCCAAGAGAGAGAGGAATTACAGAAGTTCACGCCAGATCAGTGAAGATTCTGAAAGGGCTGGCGGTTCTCCCAGCATCCGACATGGCTCTTTCCATGAAGACGACGACCCTATAGGCTCCCCTAGGCTCATGTCAGTAAGAGGGTCTCCTAAAGTAGATGAGAAAGGTCTCCCCTATTCTAACATCACAGTCAGAGAAGAGTCTTTAAAATTTAATCCTTATGATTCTAGCAGGAGAGAACAGATGGCAGACATGGCCAAAATAAAGCTCTCTGTCTTGAATTCTGAAGATGAACTAAACCGGTGGGATTCTCAAATGAAACAAGATGCCAGCAGATTTGATGTGAGTTTCCCAAACAGCATAATTAAGAGAGACAGCCTTCGAAAGAGGTCTGTACGTGACTTGGAACCTGGGGAGGTGCCTTCTGATTCTGATGAAGACGGTGAACACAAATCCCACTCACCCAGAGCCTCTGCACTATATGAAAGTTCTCGGTTGTCTTTTttattgagggacagagaagacaAGCTACGTGAGCGAGAGGAAAGGCTCTCCAGTTCTTTAGAAAGGAACAAATTTTACTCTTTTGCACTGGATAAGACAATCACACCAGACACGAAGGCTTTGCTTGAAAGAGCTAAGTCCCTCTCTTCATCTCGAGAAGAAAACTGGTCTTTTCTTGATTGGGACTCCCGTTTTGCCAATTTTCGAAAcaataaagataaagagaaggttGACTCTGCTCCAAGACCTATTCCATCCTGGtacatgaaaaagaagaaaattcggACTGATTCCGAAGGAAAAATGGATGATAAAAAAGATGACCATAAAGAAGAAGAACAGGAAAGACAAGAATTATTTGCTTCTCGTTTTTTACACAGCTCAATCTTTGAACAAGATTCCAAGCGATTGCAGCATCTGGAGAGAAAAGACGAGGAATCAGACTTCGTTGCTGGCAGGTTGTATGGGAGGCAGGCGTCTGATGGAGCAAACAGCACGGCTGACGTGATTCAAGAGCCAGTAGTTCTTTTCCATAGCAGATTTATGGAACTCACGCGAatgcaacagaaagaaaaggaaaaagaccaaaaacccAAAGAGGCTGAAAAACAGGAAGATACAGAGGATCATCCTGAGACCCCAGAATCTGCCTCTGAGAGTAAAGAGGCGGAACCGAAGACCCCCCTTCCCATTGGGCCTCCTGCTGTCACAGCTGTAACTCCAGAGTCAGTATCGTCATCACCGGAAAAGGCGACAGCAGGTGAAAAAGCAGGGGAGGTGCCTTTGGTGACAGAAGAGAAGCCCAGGGAGCCAGCCTCTGCCTCAGAAGAAGCAAAGCCTGTGTCTGAGCAGGCTCCCACTGCTGTGCAGCAAACCGAGCAAGGCGACCTGCCCCCAGGAGCGGACACCAATAAAGATGCTGCCAGGACTCCATCAGTTGTTGAAGAAAGTTCATCAGTTGACCAGCTGCCTTATCTGGACACCAAGCCTCCAACTCCTGGGGCCTCATTTTCTCAGGTTGAGGTCACTGTAGATCCAGAACCCGACAGTGCCCAACCGCTTTCAAAACCGACTCAGAAGCCTGAGGACGCTGATGAGCCCAAAGTGGAAAAGCCAAACTCAGCTGCTAATGTTGAGCCCAGTGCAAATCCAAAAGCTGAAGTTGTCCCTGAGGTTCAGCCTCAAGCTGCTGAAGACATTGAGGTCGATCCTCCGGTTGCCACGAAAgataaaaagccaaacaaaagtAAGCGTTCCAAGACCCCTGTTCAGGCCACCGCAGCAAGTACTGTGGAGAAGCCTGTCACCCGGAAGAGCGAGCGGATAGACCGGGAGAAACTCAAGCGGTCCAATTCTCCGCGGGGAGAAGCACAGAAGCTTTTAGAattgaagatggaggcagagaagatTACAAGGACCGCCTCTAAAAATGCCACGGCAGACCCAGAACACCCAGAACCAAGCTTGCCCCTCAGCCGAACGAGGCGCCGGAACGTGAGGAGTGTCTATGCAACCATGGGAGACCACGAGAGCCGCTCTCCCGTCAAGGAGCCCACTGAGCAGCCACGAGTGACCAGGAAGAGACTGGAGCGAGAGCTGCAGGAGGCCGCGGCGGTTCCCACGACCCCACGGAGGGGAAGGCCTCCGAAAACACGCCGTCGAGCTGAAGAAGATGAGGAGACCGAGGCCAAAGAACCAGTTGAGACGCTCAAACCAGCGGAGGGATGGAGGTCCCCACGAGCCCAAAAATCAGGAGCTGCTGGTGGCCCACAAGGGAAAAGGGGCAAAAACGAGCCAAAAGTTGATGCTGAACGTCTGGAGGCGGCCACTGAGGTGAGTCCCCAGGTcaatgtgaaagaaaataatacaaagtcCAAGGCTGATAAAGAAGAAGCAGGAAGTGAACAGAAACGTGACAAAAAAGAAATTGGCACAGACAGAAATGTACCGGAAGCCCCTGCAGTTGAAGTGGTGGAGAAAAAAGCAGCCCCTGAAAAAAACTCCAagtcaaagagagggagatctCGAAACTCTAGGTCAGCCGCGGACAAATCTGCAAATCTGAAAACCGCGGATACCAGTGCGAGTCCCAGCGTGGCCGCGGGCCCTGCGGGGCCAGCAGTGGAAAAGGAGGCTGAGGTAGTGGCGGGTCCCCCTGAGAAGAGCGAGAGTCCCCAGAAGGAGGGGAGTTTATCTTCCCAGTTGAACAGCGATCCGGCCCATCTGGAGAAGGAACCGGAGGAGAAGGAAGATGTGTCTGCCACTACGCCGTCCCCAGAACCAAATCAGTTAGCCAGGCAGATGGAGCTGGAGCAGGCCGTGGAGAACATCGCGAAGCTCACTGAGACCACCTCCGCGGCCTTCAAGGCGGCAGCCACAAATGCACCAGAGGGCCTCTCCACAGAAGATGGGGACAAGCCCGCACACCAAGCAAGTGAAACAGAACTGGCTGCGGCCATTGGCTCCATCATCAATGACATTTCTGGGGAGCCAGAAAACTTCCCAGCAGCCCCCCCTTACCCTGCAGAACCACAGGCAGATCTACAGCCCCGTCCTCAAGTGCTGCGGCCCCCTGGGGAGGGAATGGAGCCTGAGACCCACGAGGCTGTGTCCGGCATCTTGGAGACCGAGGCTGCCGCAGAATCTTCTGGGCCGCCAGTCAGTGCCCCTGACCCCTCAGCAGGCCCAGCAGATACCAAGGAAGCTGGAGGGAACAGCGGCGAACCCTCCCAGCCAGTGCCAGAAGCCAAAGGATCAAAAGAAGCAGAAGTCCCTCTTGCTCGGAAAGAGAAAGGGCGCCAGAAGACAACTCGATCACGCCGCAAACGGAATACAAATAAGAAAGTGGGGGTCAGTACAGAGACTCCTGTCTCTGAACCTGACCAAGGTCAAAGCAAGAGTCCTGCTACAGATGAGGGGAGGGCGGCGCCACCCCCAGAAGCGCcacaggaagagaagcagagagaaaagcccCAGTCCGCTCCACCTGAGTCCTGTTCTTCTGACCCAAGCAAGACCCCATCCCTGGAGAACTTGTCCCAAGACAGCAGCGTGGAAGAAAAGACACCGACCAGAGCATCTGCACTCCCAGACCTTCCCCCGCCCTCCCAGCCAGCACCGGTGGAGGATGAGCCTCAAGCCAGATTCAAGGTGCATTCCATCATCGAAAGTGACCCAGTGACCCCACCCAGTGACTCCAGCACACCCACCCCCCCAATTCCTTCTGTAACTGCAGCAAAGCTCCCACCTCCTGTCGCCTCTGGGGGGGTCCCACACCAGAGCTCCTCTACGAAGGTCACAGAGTGGATCACAAGGCAGGAGGAGCCTCGGGCTCAGTCCACCCCATCTCCAGCTCTTCCCCCAGACACGAAAGCTTCTGACATCGACACCAGCTCCAGTACGCTGAGGAAGATCCTCATGGACCCCAAATACGTCTCCGCCACTGGCGTCACTTCCACGAGTGTCACGACTGCCATTGCAGAGCCCGTCAGTGCCGCCCCTTGCCTGCATGAGGCACCGCCCCCTCCTCCAGTTGAGTCTAAAAAGCctcttttagaagaaaaaccaGCAGCTCCAGTAACCAACACCTCTGACACACAGGCCCCAGAGGCTCCAGTAGCCACTGAAAAGGACAAGGTGGCTCCAGTCATTGCTCCCAAAATTACTTCTGTTATTAGTCGGATGCCTGTGAGCATTGATTTGGAGAACTCGCAAAAGATCACTCTGGCAAAACCAGCTCCTCAAACCCTGACTGGCCTGGTGAGCGCTCTGACGGGCCTGGTGAATGTGTCCTTGGTCCCAGTGAATGCCCTTACCGGCCCGGTGAATGCCCTCAAAAGCTCTGTGAAGGGCCCGGTGACCACGCTGAAAGGTTTGGTAAACACTCCTGCCGGCCCCGTGAACGTCCTAAAGGGGCCCGTGAACGTTCTGACGGGACCAGTGAACGTTCTCACCACCCCGGTGAACGCCACCGTGGGCGCGGTGAACGCCGCTGCGGGTGCGGTGAACGCCACCGTGGGCGCGGTGAACGCCGCTGCGGGCGCCATGAATGCAGGCGCGGTGACAGTCACAGCAGGTGCAGTGACCGCTGCCTCTGGCAGTGTGACTGCCACGACAGGTGCGGTAACCGTGGCAGGTGCAGTGATTACACCGTCAGCAAAGTGCAAACCCAGACCGAGCACTAATGAAAACAGTCGGTTCCACCCAGGGTCTATGTCGGTGATTGACGACCGTCCAGCAGACACGGGCTCTGGTGCTGGCCTGCGTGTGAACACATCCGAAGGGGTCGTGCTCCTGAGCTATTCGGGGCAGAAGACTGAAGGCCCGCAGCGGATCAGCGCCAAGATTAGCCAGATCCCCCCCGCCAGTGCAATGGACATCGAATTTCAGCAGTCAGTGTCCAAGTCCCAGGTCAAACCGGATGCTGTCGCACCAGCGCAGCCTTCGCCCAAAGGCCCCCAGGCCCCTTCAGGCTATGCAAATGTGGCCACCCATTCTACTCTGGTACTGACTGCCCAGACGTACAACGCGTCTCCTGTGATTTCATCTGTTAAGGCTGACCGTCCATCCCTGGAGAAGCCCGAGCCCATTCACCTCTCTGTGTCCACCCCTGTCACCCAGGGTGGCACAGTGAAGGTTCTCACCCAGGGCATAAACACACCCCCAGTGCTGGTTCACAACCAGCTGGTCCTCACCCCAAGCATAGTCACCACTAATAAAAAGCTTGCTGACCCCGTCACCCTCAAGATAGAGACCAAGGTCCTTCAGCCGGCTAACCTGGGGTCTGCGCTcactccccaccaccctcctgcTCTGCCCAGCAAACTGCCGACAGAAGTGAACCACGTCGCCTCGGGGCCCAGTACCCCGACAGATCGAACGGTCTCCCATTTGGCAGCCACAAAGCCAGATGCGCATTCTCCTCGCCCCAGCGGGCCCGCTCCGACCCCCTTCCCGAGAGCGTGCCACCCCAGCAGCACCACGTCCACCGCGCTCTCCACTAATGCCACGGTCATGCTGGCTGCGGGCATTCCTGTGCCTCAGTTCATCTCTAGCATACACCCGGAGCAGTCTGTCATCATGCCCCCGCACAGCATCACCCAGACCGTGTCCCTCAGCCACCTGTCCCAGGGCGAGGTGAGAATGAACACTCCCACGCTGCCCAGCATCACCTACAGCATCCGGCCAGAGACCCTTCACTCTCCGAGGGCccctctgcagccccagcagaTAGAGGTCCGGGCCCCGCAGCGTGCAGGCACACCGCAGCCAGCCACAGCTGGCGTGCCGGCCTTGGCCCCCCAACACCCTGCAGAGGAAGAAGTGCATTATCACCTCCCTGTCGCTCGAGCTGCGGCCCCTGTGCAGTCAGAGGTGCTGGTCATGCAGTCTGAGTACCGACTGCACCCGTACACCGTGCCCCGGGACGTGAGGATCATGGTGCATCCGCACGTGACGGCAGtcagcgagcagccccgggcagcCGACGGGGTAGTGAAGGTGCCACCAGCCAGCAAGGTCCCTCAGCAGCCCGGGAAAGACGCCGCCAAGACCGCAGATGCCAAAGCCgcgccagcccccgccccccacggtGAGGCCCGCATCCTCACGGTCACCCCCAGCAGCCAGCTCCAGGGGCTGCCTCTCACCCCACCCGTGGTGGTGACCCATGGGGTGCAGATCGTGCACTCCAGCGGGGAGCTGTTTCAGGAGTACAGATACGGAGACATCCGCACCTACCACAGCCCCGCGCAGCTCACACACACGCAGTTTCCTGCTGCCGCCTCCATCGGTCTACCTCCTCGGACCAAGGCTCCCGCTCAGGTGAGTGCCACAGATCAGCCTTACTCCCTATAGCGGTTGAGACGCCAGTGAGGTCCCCGAAATGTGTTGCCGTTTTCGTGAGTTTAAAGAGGAGCTCCCTAAATTGCAGGATGAGGGGATCAGGTCACAGTGCAGGGGGCGGAGACACGGGAAGGAGCTGTGGGAACCAGGAGGTGGCTACTGGctgcaggggggaggaggggggagcgaGCGGGTGACCTCCCGCCAGAACCTTCAATCCCGAGTGCCCAAGAGGATCACCGCCGTGGGCCTGGCTCACCGGAGGTGCCTGAGGCTGACCCTGCCCAGAAACCTATGGCCAGGTGGTGCGGGGCAGGGTGCTGGGCACAACAGGCTCTTTACTGTGTCCCCCGCTCTCCCGCCGAACTCCAGGGCCCGGCTCCTGAAGGTGAGCCCTTGCAGCCCACTCAGCCTGCGCAGTCTACACAGCCTGTCCAGCCTGTGCAGTCCACACAGCCTGCACAGCCCACGCAGCCCTGCCAGCCCTCCCAGCTCAGCCAGCCAGGCCAGCCACCAAGCAGCAAGATGCCTCAGGTCTCCCAGGAGGCGAAGGGGACCCAGACGGGAGTCGAACAGCCTCGTCTCCCAACCGTCCCCACAAACAGGCCAGCCGAGCCTCATGCCCAGGTCCAGAGGGCACAGGCAGAAACAAGTCAGACCTCCTACCCATCGCCTGTGTCTGTCTCCATGAAGCCTGACCTCCCGGCCCCTCTCCCAGCTCAGGCTGCCCCAAAGCAGCCGTCGTTTGTCCCCACGACCTCAAGTCCCAGCACCCCTCCAGGACTGGCCCTGACGCACACTGAAGCCCAGGCCACCCCCAAGCCAGATTCTTCTCCACACTTGACTTCCCAGAGGCCCGTGGACATGGTCCAGCTTCTGAAGGTAAGCCTGGCCAGGGCCCCTGCCCCGCTCCCCTCCGAGCCCTGCGCGGCGCTCAGTGCCCTGAAGCCCCCACTTAGACTAGCGAGCTGTTGCCCGGGGCCACGTCCGGTGGGGCTCTGCTCTCCAGCCCTGCGCTCACTTCCTGTCTATCTCCCCGAGAGCAGAAGTACCCCATTGTGTGGCAGGGCCTGCTGGCCCTCAAGAACGACACGGCTGCCGTGCAGCTCCACTTTGTCTCTGGCAACAACGTCCTGGCGCATCGGTCTCTGCCGCTTTCTGAAGGAGGCCCCCCGCTGAGGATTGCCCAGAGGATGCGGCTGGAGACCTCCCAGCTGGAAGGGGTTGCCCGGAGGATGACGGTAAGTCTCAGGGCCCAGGCCAGTAACTGCCCTGCCCGCGAGGGAGGACGTGGGGCGCCCCCACCTGCCTGTCTCCCTGGCTGGCCGTGGGAGTGGCATTCCTGCTGTGTTTGGTctccagtgggggggggggggggtgtaaaaTGCCTCTAGATTCAGAAACCTTTTTTTTCAGTCAAAAAATAGGGTAGACTTGAAGGTCACCTCAGAAAGGGGGCCTTTTGTGGACGCAGGAGCTGAACCCCTGGGTTGGACAAGCCTCTGCCTGGGCTGCTGTCTTCTGGGGGAGGCCCCTGGTCACTGACGGCTACGCTTCTGCCACAGGTGGAGACAGATTACTGTCTGCTGCTGGCTCTGCCCTGTGGCCGTGACCAAGAGGATGTCGTGAGCCAAACTGAGTCCCTCAAGGCGGCCTTCATCACCTATCTGCAGGCCAAGCAGGCGGCAGGGATCATCAACGTTCCCAACCCCGGCTCCAATCAGGTCAGCCTGGTGTCCTCGCTCGGGGCACACGTGTGTGGGGCCGATCTAAGCTGGTGGCTTGGTTACCGGTGCCGACCAGAATAGTCCGGAGGCGGGCACAGGGCAATCTGGATAGAGGCAACAGGCAAGCAGAGTGTAGACGAGGGGCCGTCCTTGCCCCTCCTGGAGACAACCCAAGAACAGCCGAGACGGCGGAGGTTCTTAGCCTAATGCTGTGGAAGAGGTTCCCAGGAGGATAGTTTAGTTCGTGTTAGTTTTTCTGACACCTTGTAGGTTTCATCTGCTGGACAAAGTCACGGAGAGGTTAGTTCTCCGGGAAACAGGACTCCCCCCAGCTCTGTGTTGGGCCCCATCAGGGCCCCCAGTCGGGAGTGGTTGGAAGAGCGGTAGTGGGGTGACCGATGCGGAGGCGGGGGATCccacttttctccctctcttgtccTCTTCTCCAGCCCGCCTATGTGCTACAGATCTTCCCGCCCTGTGAGTTCTCGGAGAGCCACCTGTCCCGTCTGGCCCCTGACCTCCTCGCCAGCATCTCCAATATCTCTCCCCACCTCATGATTGTCATTGCCTCTGTGTGAGCCACTGAACAGCCACCGCTCGGTGTATTTCCCCGAGGCTCTGCAGCAAAAAAGTAAACACAGGACAACCCAGTCAAGTGGAGGAAGAAGCTGCCGCAGGGGACGTACTCCACTGCCAGATGCCAGCCTCGCCCTCGAGCCCGCCCACCCGGCTCAGTCGGACAGACCCCTCTGGGCAGTGGTGCTGCTACTTGTATGTTTACATGACATTTAGCCCAAGGACAGACCACCAACCGATGGACTCTGCAGGCACCTTGGGGCTGGGATTCCCTCCTCCTCTTGGAGAAAAGGAACTGGGCAGTGgaattaattttttgttgtttttgtttttaagaaacaaaacagaactgccTTTGCACTAAATTAGTGACTTGgacttttgcacagtgaagacgCGCTGTGACACTCTGGATGTCTGGGTGTACCTGAACACGCATCGAGGACTCTAACGCAGGACTTCAGGCTTCTGCTGAAACGCCGGGGTCAAGGAACATTTCATTGGGTTGTTTggtccccaccccgcccctccccttgctcatttGGATGTGTCACCTTTCTTAATTCTCCTGCTGCCACCATCTGTGATTCACCCGGATGTACAGTTTACAATCAAAGAGCAAACAGaaggattttctttcttggtgGGATATGCAGAACTtgggatgtgtgtatatataaatatataatatatataaatatatataatactgacttaaaaaaaaatcaaattcccctgacatacattttttttaatctgtgccaaaaatgtgttttcagagaaaatcttattttcataCTCAGACTTTGTATTGTCACTCATTTGTATAAGTGCGCTTCGTTACAGCACGGGCCCGGCCCCCGCGATTTGAagtgtcacacacacaaaaagactgTACAAAAAAGACTGGCTTCCCCTCTTCCTGTTACCTTGACCTCTCCCCC belongs to Felis catus isolate Fca126 chromosome C1, F.catus_Fca126_mat1.0, whole genome shotgun sequence and includes:
- the SPEN gene encoding msx2-interacting protein isoform X2, which codes for MVRETRHLWVGNLPENVREEKIIEHFKRYGRVESVKILPKRGSEGGVAAFVDFVDIKSAQKAHNSVNKMGDRDLRTDYNEPGTIPSAARGLDDTVSIASRSREVSGFRGGGGGPAYGPPPSLHAREGRYERRLDGTDSSSSSSDDSPARSVQSAAVPAPTSQLLSSLEKDEPRKSFGIKVQNLPVRSTDTSLKDGLFHEFKKFGKVTSVQIHGTSEERYGLVFFRQQEDQEKALTASKGKLFFGMQIEVTAWIGPETESENEFRPLDERIDEFHPKATRTLFIGNLEKTTTYHDLRNIFQRFGEIVDIDIKKVNGVPQYAFLQYCDIASVCKAIKKMDGEYLGNNRLKLGFGKSMPTNCVWLDGLSSNVSDQYLTRHFCRYGPVVKVVFDRLKGMALVLYNEIEYAQAAVKETKGRKIGGNKIKVDFANRESQLAFYHCMEKSGQDIRDFYEMLAERREERRGSYDYSQDRTYYENVRTPGTYPEDSRRDYPARGREFYSEWETYQGDYYESRYYDDPREYRDYRNDPYEQDIREYSYRQRERERERERFESDRDRDHERRPSERSQSPVHLRRPQSPGTSPSQSERLPSDSERRIYSRSSDRSGSCSSLSPPRYEKLDKSRLERYTKNEKADKERTFDPERVERERRLIRKEKVEKDKTEKQKRKGKVHSPSSQSSETDQENEREQSPEKSRSSNKLSREKADKEGIAKNRLELMPCVVLTRVKEKEGKVIDHTPLEKLKAKLDNDTAKSSALDQKLQVCQTEPAKSDLSKLEPVRMKVPKEKGLSSHIEVVDKEGRLKSRKHLKPEQTADGVSAADLEKLEARKRRFADSNLKVEKQKSEVKKSSPEMEEARVLLKKQPDLSSRDILLLREGESERKPARKEILKRESKKIKLDRLNAAPSPKECQELASVSVGTGSRPNSDLQARLGEPVCDSVENQEIQSKKPIPSKPQLKQLQLLDDQGPEREDIRKNYCSLRDETLECKPSQEKPHSVNTEEKIGIDIDHTQSYRKQMEQSRRKQQMEMEIAKSEKFGSPKKDVDEYERRSLVHEVGKPPQDVTDDSPPSKKKRMDHVDFDVCTKRERNYRSSRQISEDSERAGGSPSIRHGSFHEDDDPIGSPRLMSVRGSPKVDEKGLPYSNITVREESLKFNPYDSSRREQMADMAKIKLSVLNSEDELNRWDSQMKQDASRFDVSFPNSIIKRDSLRKRSVRDLEPGEVPSDSDEDGEHKSHSPRASALYESSRLSFLLRDREDKLREREERLSSSLERNKFYSFALDKTITPDTKALLERAKSLSSSREENWSFLDWDSRFANFRNNKDKEKVDSAPRPIPSWYMKKKKIRTDSEGKMDDKKDDHKEEEQERQELFASRFLHSSIFEQDSKRLQHLERKDEESDFVAGRLYGRQASDGANSTADVIQEPVVLFHSRFMELTRMQQKEKEKDQKPKEAEKQEDTEDHPETPESASESKEAEPKTPLPIGPPAVTAVTPESVSSSPEKATAGEKAGEVPLVTEEKPREPASASEEAKPVSEQAPTAVQQTEQGDLPPGADTNKDAARTPSVVEESSSVDQLPYLDTKPPTPGASFSQVEVTVDPEPDSAQPLSKPTQKPEDADEPKVEKPNSAANVEPSANPKAEVVPEVQPQAAEDIEVDPPVATKDKKPNKSKRSKTPVQATAASTVEKPVTRKSERIDREKLKRSNSPRGEAQKLLELKMEAEKITRTASKNATADPEHPEPSLPLSRTRRRNVRSVYATMGDHESRSPVKEPTEQPRVTRKRLERELQEAAAVPTTPRRGRPPKTRRRAEEDEETEAKEPVETLKPAEGWRSPRAQKSGAAGGPQGKRGKNEPKVDAERLEAATEVSPQVNVKENNTKSKADKEEAGSEQKRDKKEIGTDRNVPEAPAVEVVEKKAAPEKNSKSKRGRSRNSRSAADKSANLKTADTSASPSVAAGPAGPAVEKEAEVVAGPPEKSESPQKEGSLSSQLNSDPAHLEKEPEEKEDVSATTPSPEPNQLARQMELEQAVENIAKLTETTSAAFKAAATNAPEGLSTEDGDKPAHQASETELAAAIGSIINDISGEPENFPAAPPYPAEPQADLQPRPQVLRPPGEGMEPETHEAVSGILETEAAAESSGPPVSAPDPSAGPADTKEAGGNSGEPSQPVPEAKGSKEAEVPLARKEKGRQKTTRSRRKRNTNKKVGVSTETPVSEPDQGQSKSPATDEGRAAPPPEAPQEEKQREKPQSAPPESCSSDPSKTPSLENLSQDSSVEEKTPTRASALPDLPPPSQPAPVEDEPQARFKVHSIIESDPVTPPSDSSTPTPPIPSVTAAKLPPPVASGGVPHQSSSTKVTEWITRQEEPRAQSTPSPALPPDTKASDIDTSSSTLRKILMDPKYVSATGVTSTSVTTAIAEPVSAAPCLHEAPPPPPVESKKPLLEEKPAAPVTNTSDTQAPEAPVATEKDKVAPVIAPKITSVISRMPVSIDLENSQKITLAKPAPQTLTGLVSALTGLVNVSLVPVNALTGPVNALKSSVKGPVTTLKGLVNTPAGPVNVLKGPVNVLTGPVNVLTTPVNATVGAVNAAAGAVNATVGAVNAAAGAMNAGAVTVTAGAVTAASGSVTATTGAVTVAGAVITPSAKCKPRPSTNENSRFHPGSMSVIDDRPADTGSGAGLRVNTSEGVVLLSYSGQKTEGPQRISAKISQIPPASAMDIEFQQSVSKSQVKPDAVAPAQPSPKGPQAPSGYANVATHSTLVLTAQTYNASPVISSVKADRPSLEKPEPIHLSVSTPVTQGGTVKVLTQGINTPPVLVHNQLVLTPSIVTTNKKLADPVTLKIETKVLQPANLGSALTPHHPPALPSKLPTEVNHVASGPSTPTDRTVSHLAATKPDAHSPRPSGPAPTPFPRACHPSSTTSTALSTNATVMLAAGIPVPQFISSIHPEQSVIMPPHSITQTVSLSHLSQGEVRMNTPTLPSITYSIRPETLHSPRAPLQPQQIEVRAPQRAGTPQPATAGVPALAPQHPAEEEVHYHLPVARAAAPVQSEVLVMQSEYRLHPYTVPRDVRIMVHPHVTAVSEQPRAADGVVKVPPASKVPQQPGKDAAKTADAKAAPAPAPHGEARILTVTPSSQLQGLPLTPPVVVTHGVQIVHSSGELFQEYRYGDIRTYHSPAQLTHTQFPAAASIGLPPRTKAPAQGPAPEGEPLQPTQPAQSTQPVQPVQSTQPAQPTQPCQPSQLSQPGQPPSSKMPQVSQEAKGTQTGVEQPRLPTVPTNRPAEPHAQVQRAQAETSQTSYPSPVSVSMKPDLPAPLPAQAAPKQPSFVPTTSSPSTPPGLALTHTEAQATPKPDSSPHLTSQRPVDMVQLLKKYPIVWQGLLALKNDTAAVQLHFVSGNNVLAHRSLPLSEGGPPLRIAQRMRLETSQLEGVARRMTVETDYCLLLALPCGRDQEDVVSQTESLKAAFITYLQAKQAAGIINVPNPGSNQPAYVLQIFPPCEFSESHLSRLAPDLLASISNISPHLMIVIASV